In Longimicrobiales bacterium, the genomic stretch CGTTGCGCTGGGCTCACCGCGTTCGGGACCGTTTCACCGACGGCCAACTTTATGTGAATCTACGGGGCTACGATCCCGGATTTCCCGTTACTGTCGAGTATGCCCTGGATCATTTTTTACGTGCTCTGAATGTGCGGGCTAGCGATATTCCGCCGGATATGGACGCGAAGGCGTCGATGTATCGCTCCCTGGTAGCCGAGAAATCCATACTTATTGTCCTCGACAATGCGGCGACAGTCACACAGGTGCGACCACTGCTTCCGGGCAGCGAGAGGTGTCTGGTCGTGGTGACGAGCCGCAGCAGCCTGCCCGGACTGGCAGTTCGCGACGGCGCACAGCGCATCGCGGTGAAGACTCTGACAGACGACGAGGCTGTCACTCTCCTGCGCGCAGTCACCGTCAGATACCGAACTGAGGATTCCGCAGACGACCTTGCCGAGTTGGCTCGACTGTGCGCTCGGTTGCCACTGGCTCTGCGTATCGCAGCCGAGCGGGCAGCCGGCCGACCCAAAATGCCGCTGAGCGAACTGATTCAAGATCTGCGCGACGAATCCGCATTGTGGGATGCCCTTTCGACGGAGAACGACGAGGAAGCCGACGCGGTGCGTACGGTCTTCGCATGGTCTTATCGGGCGCTCCCGAAGAGTACTGCGCGACTCTTCCGCCTACTCGGACTCCACCCAGGACCGCAATTCACCCTCGCAGCGGCCGCGGCGCTAGCCGGACAGTCTCCCAGTAAAGTGCGGTCGCAGGTGGACGACTTGATCCGAGCAAACCTCCTCGAGCACATCTGTTCTGACTGCTACCAGTTCCATGACCTGCTCCGTGCATACGCCGCGGACCAGGTTCACCATGAGGAATCACAAGAAGAGCAGCATGCAGCATTACATCGCATACTTTCCTGGTACCTGGCCGCCGCACACGCCGCGAAAGCAATGATCGCGCCGGGCGGGAATGACTTCACAATCGAACTCGACCCCCGGCCATCTGACATTGTACCGCCGACCTTCCCGGACTATGCCGCTTCACTTGCCTGGTATGAGGCCAATCGAACCAACCTAATGACCGCCACCAGTACCGCAGCCTCCACTGGATTCGATCGAATCGCCTGGCAAATCACCGCAGTGCTCGCTCGAGTCTTCACAGCGCGCGACTCACGTGATGCCTGGCTCGACATCCAACGGAAAGCCCTCGACGCGGCCGAGCGAACTGGTGACCGATACGGACAGGCGGTGATTCTCGACCGTCTCGGCATCACCGCCCGAGTAACCCGTCGGCTACGTGAGGCAGCTAACCATCATCGCGTTGCCATGGAAATCTTCGAAGAACTCGGTGATCAGTTTGGCCTCGCGAAATCGATAAGCGGTCTAGGTAACGTTTCGCTCTTCGAGCGCGACCTGGAGCAGGCTCGGAACCAGTTCATGCAGGCGTTACTCATCGCGCAGTCGATCGACCATCGAAGTCTCATCGGCGTCGGCATGTTGACCCTCGGCGGCATTAGTTTTGAACTGAACCATCTCACTGACGCCGTCTCTTACCTTGATCAGGCGGTTCAGATTCACCACGAGCTCGACGAGCGACGGGAAGAAGTAGTCGCTCTTCGGTGGCTCGCTGCAGCTCAGCGAGAGTTAGGTGATCACGCCAATTCCCGACGGGTGCTGGCACGCGGCCTCGCCCACGCCCATGATGAGCAGGATGAACGTCTCGAGAGCAATCTTTTGATCGAACTCGGTTTACTCCAGATTGCCGATAGAGAATTTGCGGATGCATTGACATCAAGCCAGCGTGCCGCCACGATCTCACGTCGACTCGGCGACCGTTCCGAAGAAGCACAGGCACTGAACGTGACTGGACGCGCCTATCGACACCTCGGACGACTGGACGACGCTGCGGCCTTTAATCGGCGAGCAGTAATGATCCAGCGTGAACTCGCCGATCGATGGAAACTGGCGACAACATTGGCCGACCTTGCCGACGCTCTGGACGAAGGCAGTAGACCTAACGACGCCTTATCCATCAGACGCGAGGTGGCGGAGTTACTACGTAAACAATCCGGACCAAGAGCCCTCGCGCTGCTCAAACGGATCGAGCAGCAACTAGGAAACGACCGGTGAATGACATGAACAAAGCCATAGATGTGACTGATTGTATCTGGCGTAAATCTACAGCTAGCCAGGTGTATGGGGATTGCGTAGAGATCTACCTGACCATCAACCTAGCGCACGTTCGGGATAGCAAATCCGCGACCGGAGAACAAGTGTGGTTCAGTGCTCGGTCGTGGAGCGCTTTCCTGGCTGCTGTTTCCGCTGGCGGGCTAGCGTAGCGATACGGGCGGACTGATGACGTCGAAGATCGCTCCATCGCTGCGGCGGCCTGCGGTACAACTAAATGGCCGCGTCTGAACCTACTTGCAGTGGTGAGGTTGACAGAGTGCACAGAATGAGGCTCCCCGTGGACTATACATCGTTCGGACGGTGGCGAAAGAGCAGCTACAGCGCTTTAGGTAATGATTGCGTCGAGTTGGCATGGAGAAAGAGCAGCTACAGCGGCTACGAAAGCCAGTGCATCGAGCTAGCCTACGACGGCGTCATCCGAGACAGTAAGAACCCGGAAGGCAAATGCATCGAGGCGCCTCTGGCCGGGCTAATCGCTATGGCGAAGTCTTGGTAGGTCGTGATTGCACTATTGCCCGCCGGCGCCCGACCTTTCGACTCATAACTGAGCAGGTTCCTCGCCGAACAGTGACCCAAGCCAACGAAGCGCTTGGTTGATAGCTCCTCCTGCGCGGTGGCGATATCGCGGGTCCGGCAGCAGGCGCCGTTGTCAGCCACGATCCGATGGATGTGCTGGATGCCGTGGCGGGCGAAGAACGCTCTCGCTCGGTGGGTGAAGGCGATCGCAGTGCGGGCTTGCTCATCCGGGGGGCTTCGGTGTAGACGAGCCGGGAGAACCCATCGATCACGGTGTGCAAATATCGTCGGGGATGACACCCGACTTTCTTGACGTCGAGGTGGACCATCTGGCCCGGCCAGCGGGCATGGATCCGCCGGGGTTGGCGGTTGGTTTCACGGGTGGGGTCGATGAACCGGCGCCGGTTGAGGTCCGAGTGGGTCAGGTGCCGGCTGACGGCGCGGACCGAGACCGTGACGCTCTCGCCGACCAACTCGAGGGCGATCCGTCGCGCGGACCATTTGCGTTGCCGGGCATCGCCTCGATCCACACGACGGCCTGCGCGGACGTCGCCGTGGGCTGGTGGCGCGGGATGCTGGGCCGGTCCAGCAGGCTAGCCTCGCCGCACCTGCGGTGGCGGTTAACCCACTTCGACGCGCACGGCCGCGAGATCCCATCTCGGCAGCGGCGTGGGCGATCGGGCGGGTCTGGCAGCGCTCGATCAGAAGGCGGCGGCCTTCCTCGGACAGCGGGGCATTACGGTGGAGCTCGGACGGGTGTTTCTGCTCGGCGGAAAGTTGGTCGCACTTTCATCATGCCGCCGAAAGACCCGTCTCCTCGCCTC encodes the following:
- a CDS encoding tetratricopeptide repeat protein, producing LRWAHRVRDRFTDGQLYVNLRGYDPGFPVTVEYALDHFLRALNVRASDIPPDMDAKASMYRSLVAEKSILIVLDNAATVTQVRPLLPGSERCLVVVTSRSSLPGLAVRDGAQRIAVKTLTDDEAVTLLRAVTVRYRTEDSADDLAELARLCARLPLALRIAAERAAGRPKMPLSELIQDLRDESALWDALSTENDEEADAVRTVFAWSYRALPKSTARLFRLLGLHPGPQFTLAAAAALAGQSPSKVRSQVDDLIRANLLEHICSDCYQFHDLLRAYAADQVHHEESQEEQHAALHRILSWYLAAAHAAKAMIAPGGNDFTIELDPRPSDIVPPTFPDYAASLAWYEANRTNLMTATSTAASTGFDRIAWQITAVLARVFTARDSRDAWLDIQRKALDAAERTGDRYGQAVILDRLGITARVTRRLREAANHHRVAMEIFEELGDQFGLAKSISGLGNVSLFERDLEQARNQFMQALLIAQSIDHRSLIGVGMLTLGGISFELNHLTDAVSYLDQAVQIHHELDERREEVVALRWLAAAQRELGDHANSRRVLARGLAHAHDEQDERLESNLLIELGLLQIADREFADALTSSQRAATISRRLGDRSEEAQALNVTGRAYRHLGRLDDAAAFNRRAVMIQRELADRWKLATTLADLADALDEGSRPNDALSIRREVAELLRKQSGPRALALLKRIEQQLGNDR